The DNA window gccgatcgcgctagccaattgcgccacggagacagtcgtgcgccactcccaccaccgtcagaacatttcttcagagctatcagccagaagaaaaaaagcgctgcaccaccatcgggtgggctcgaacctccaacctttcggttaacagccgatcgcgctagccaattgcgccacggagacagtcgtgctccactctcaccatcgtcagaacatttcttcagagctatcagcccaaaaaaaaagcgccgcaccaccaccgggtgggctcgaacctccaacctttcggttaatagcccaccgcgctagccaattacgccacggagacagtcgtgctccactctcaccaccatcagaacatatcttcaaagctataagctcaaagaaaaaaagcaacacaacactcccgggagggctagaacctccaacctttcagttaacagccgatcgcgctagccaattgcgccacggagacagccgtgctccactcccaccaccatcagaacatatcttcaaagctatcagcgcaaagaaaaaagcaacacaccactcccgggagagctcgaacctccaatctttgagttaacagcccatcgcgctagccaattgcgccacggagacagtcgtgctccactctcaccaccatcacaacatatcttcaaagctatcagcctaaaggaaaaaaagcaccgcaccaccaccgcgtgggctcgaacttccaacctttcggttaatagccgaacgtgctagccgattgcgccaagagacagtcatgctccactctcaccaccgtcagaacatttcttcagagctatcagccagaagaaaaaaagcgctgcaccaccatcgggtgggctcgaacctccaacctttcggttaacagccaatcgcgctagccaattgtgccacggagacagtcgtgctccaatctcaccaccgtcagaacatttattcagagctatcagcccaaagaaaaaaaagcgccgcaccaccaccaggtgggctcgaacctcaaacctttcggttaacagccgatcgcgctagcccattgcgccattgagacagtcctgctccactctcaccaccatcagaacatatcttcaaagctatcagcccaaagaaaaaaaagcaacacaccattcctgggtgggctggaacctccaacctttcagttaacagcccatcgcgctagccaattgcgcaacggagagagtcgttctccaatcacaccaccatcacaacatatcttcaaagctatcagcccaaagaaaaaaaagcaccgccccgccaccgcgtgggctcgaacctccaacctctcggttaccagccgatcgcgctagccaattgcgccacggagacagtcctgctccactctcaccaccatcagaacatatcttcaaagctatcagcccaaagaaaaaaaagcagcacaccactcccgggagggctcgaacctccaacctttcagttaacagccgatcgcgctagccaattgcgccacggagacagccgtgctccactcccaccaccgtcagaacatttcttcagagctatcagcccaaaggaaaaaagcgccgcaccaccaccgggtgggctcgagcgtccaaccattcggttaatagcccatcgcgctagccaattacgccacggagacagtcgtgctcaactctcaccaccatcagaacatatcttcaaagctatcagcacaaagaaaaaagcaacacaccactcccgggagggctcgaacctccaacctttcggttaacagccgatcgcgctagccaattgcgccaaggagacagtcatgctccactctcaccaccgtcagaacatttcttcaaagctatcagccaaaagaaaaaaagcgctgcaccaccatcgggtgggctcgaacctccaacctttcggttaacagcccatcgcgctagccaattgcgccacggagacagtcatgctccactctcaccaccgtcagaacatttcttcagagctatcagcccaaagaaaaaaaagcgccgcgccaccaccgggtgggctaaaacctccaacctttcggttcataccccatcgctctagccaattacgccacggagacagtcgtgctccactctcaccaccatcagaacatatcttcaaagctatcagcccaaagaaaaaaaagcaacacaccactcccgggagggctcgaacctccaacctttcagttaacagccgatcgcgctagccaattgcgccacggagacagtcgagctccactcccaccaccgtcagaacatttcttcagagctatcagcccaaaggaaaaaagcgctgcaccaccaccgggtgggctcaaacctccaacctttcgggtaataccccatcgcgctagccaattacgccacggagacagtcgtgctccactctcaccaccatcagaacatatcttcaaagctataagctccaagaaaaaaagcaacacaccactcccgggagggcttgaacctttaacctttcggttaacagccgatcgcgctagccaattgcgccacagagacagtcgtgctccactcccaccaccatcagaacatatcttcaaagctatcagcgcaaagaaaaaaagcaacacaccactcccgggagagctcgaacctccaacctttcagttgacagcccatcgcgctagccaattgcgccacggagacagtcgtgctccactctcaccaccatcacaacatatcttcaaagctatcagcccaaaggaaaaaaagcaccgcaccaccaccgcgttggctcgaacttccaacctttcggttaacagccgaacgtgctagccgattgcgccaaggagacagtcatgctccactctcaccaccgtcagaacatttcttcagagctatcagccaaaagaaaaaagcgctgcaccaccatcgggtgggctcgaacctccaacctttcggttaacagccaatcgcgctagccaattgtgccacggagacagtcgtgctccactctcaccaccgtcagaacatttcttcagagctatcagcccaaagaaaaaaaagcgccgcaccaccaccaggtgggctcgaacctccaacctttcgattaacagccgatcgcgctagccaattgcgccattgagacagtcctgctccactctcaccaccatcagaacatatcttcaaagctatcagcccaaagaaaaaaaagcaacacaccattcctgggtgggctcgaacctccaacctttcagttaacagcccatcgcgctagccaattgcgccacggagagagtcgtgctccaatcacaccaccatcacaacatatcttcaaagctatcagcccgaagaaaaaaaagcaccgcctgccaccgcgtaggctcgaacctccaacctctctgttaccagccgatcgcgctagccgattgcgccaaggagacagtcatgctccactctcaccaccgtcagaacatttcttcagagatatcagccaaaagaaaaaagcgctgcaccaccatcgggtgggctcgaacctcaaacctttcggttaacagccaatcgcgctagccaattgtgccacggagacagtcgtgctccactctcaccaccgtcagaacatttgttcagagctatcagcccaaagaaaaaaaagtgccgccccaccaccaggtgggctcgaacctccaacctttcggttaacagccgatcgcgctagccaatagcgccatggagactttttttttttttctttattgccggcTTCGCACAAAAGAAATACAATTTACGATCACATTTAAACAAGTTTAAAAAAACACCAGCCTGGCTGTGACTGGTTTCATTTAAAACTGCTTCATTGTAGCCAACACATTCAACAACGACACCCATTCGGGTCTTTCTTCTCTGGAAGATAACACGTCTCTTATGTATACAATACTTTCCGTGAAGTATTCATGCGCACATCGGGCATCTTTATCTACGTGTCTTACTGCCATTCTAGTTCGCCACACGCTGTGAAGCACAAGCAACATAAACATATCATAAGGCACACCATCCTCATTTTCTACAGCCAAGAATCTAATACCGTGTGGTGTGATAGGCAAGTCCTTTTTCAAAGTACGCTGCAGAATGTCCCACAGAAAAACAGCATCCCAGCAATCAAGAAAAATGTGGTTGACAGTCTCGGGTTTCTTACAGATAAGGCAGTCCATCGACCACGGAACAAAGAAACCCTTTTCTTGTAACCATGGTTTTACGGGCAATGTTCCGctgtgcagctgaaaaaaaaatgtctttgcaCTTGCGCGTACGGTCATCATTTTCACTCTCTTCAATACGTCACGTTCAGCACCAACCTGGTATACTGATCTGTAGATAGGCTGAGGCAGCATTACGTCACGTAAATCTCTGTAAAGACGTTTTCTCTTTACAACAGATAAATATTCCATTGAAAATCTCACTTTCAGTATTTCATATGCCATTATAACTTCTCTTAAATATCCGCGTAGGTTACATTTCACAGACATACTTGATACCACATAATCAGGAATCTTATTAGaaagtacaatttgtagaaatgttctcacaaaCGGGTTACATTGGTCGCGTAAAAAAATATATCTAGACACAATTTGCTTGAGGAAGAGGTGAGCCAATCCTAAACCGCCATttcttagtgaatgaaataagtttGTTCGACTCGTACGCTCCCAAACCGACCCCCAAACAAACACAGCTAAGACTCGATGCAATTTCTGCACATTTGCTCTCGACATAAATAGGAACTGCAGAACATACCATACTTTGCAAACAATGAACCAATTGCATGCAGTCGCTCTAGAAAACATAGAAAGTTCCCTACCACCCCAGTTTCTTGTCTTCTCACGAGTGCTCTCACATATCTCTTTCCAGTAATCATCCGTGTTTTTGTAATGCTGGAGGGGTACTCCGAGATACTTCGTCGGTACAAGTGACCAGTTCATATTTGCAAAGTTTTGTGGGGTGGTCTCCCAAGAACCATGCCACAAGCCTAGGCATTTGTCCCAGTTTACTGCACTGCCTGTCATCTTGCAAAAAAAGGCCACATGACGTATCACTTCACTGACACTTTCCTTATCGCTACAAAACACGGCGATATCGTCGGCATATGTTAGCATTTTAACTTCACTGTTCATTAGCTGATACCCTTTTATTGTTTCATTGCTAATAATCTTCATGCAGAAAGGTTCCATatatattgcaaataataaagcCGAAATGGGATCACCTTGCCGCACACCGTTTGTCACTTGAAAGCTTTCAGTAAGTCGCCCATTAATTACAATACTCGTAAAGCACTCTCTATAGGCCATTTTTACCCCGTCCAAAATGACAGACCCTACATTAACATATTCTAATATCAAAAAAAGGATATCATGATTTACACGGTCAAAGGCTTTTTCCAGATCTAATTGCAACATTGCAACCTTGCTACCAAACACATCGCAACTCTCCAGCACGCTTCTCGCTACATGAACATTTGTATTTATTGTGCGTCCTTTTATACCACAAGTCTGGTGTGGTCCAACTAGTATTTTCATCATCCTTTGCAACCTGCCTGCAAGAACCTTCATAAACACTTTATAGTCTGTGTTGGCTAAACTGATTGGTCGGTACGACTTGACGGACAATAATTTTTTGGGGTCGTCAGTTTTCGGTATGAGTATTACGTGCGTCTTTTTAAATGAGCCGGGCAGAACCTTTAATCTTATAGCCTCCGTGAAGACACGATGTAAggcaacagaaataacacctttaAAAGACTTGTACAATGCGGCACCAAATCCATCAGGTCCCGGTGCTTTGCCAGCCGCTAGGTCATCAATAGCCTTTTCTATTTCGGACACTTCAATCGCTATCTCCAGCTGCTCTCTCTCGTTATCAGAGAGCTTTggtatcaaatgcagaaactgaGCCTCAAACCCTTCCTCTGCCTTCACTTTTCGGCCAAGTATGCCTCGGAAATATTCGACAAATACTTGCTCAATTGCTGTCGCTTCACGTACAATACCGCTATCAGTTGCAATCGCTTTGATTTCATTTCGCTTGGCGTATCTTTTTTCATCCCCAAGTGCACGCTTTGTTGGTGTTTCGCCGAGAGATAATTTTTCTTCACGTGCCCTTATCACCGCCCCTCTATATTTTTCAATGTCAATTGCCTCCAATTGGTTTTTAATCTGCCTTATTTCTTTTGTGTACTTTCCTGGCATTTTACTTTCTAGACTCAATGCGAAGTCTAACTGACATTgcaaatctttttctttttcctttttggctcTATGTAACACACCGGATCTTTCTATGGCTTTCATCTTTGTTACCTCCTTAAAACGCTCCCAGGCTTCAATCACGTTCGCTTGAGGCTCAGCTAACATTTTGTTAATGGAATCCTGCACAGCTTCAACGAACAATTCATCTTTTAATAATAAGTCGTTTAATTTCCACACATCCCAGTTAAAGCGTGTCTTCTTCTGTTTACACCCTATAGTGAACATTACTAAACTGTGGTCACTGAAAGACACACTTTTTACTTCATAATTCGAACATACTCGCATTAACTCTACTGACACATAGGCTCTGTCTAGCCTCGCATGGCTTTCGTTCTGAAAGTGTGTGAAGTGCTCTTCTGCAGAGAGCACATCACCAACATCTTCGAGATGACAATCTTGTACAATAGTGCAGAGTAGCGTTGCACTTTGGTCTTTTATGGCTGCTTTTTTTGCTCTGTCCTGAGGGTtgcaaacacaattaaagtcgCCGAGCATAATGACAATCCTGCCACAGCTAAGAAAAGTCTGTAAATTCTCAAACAATAATTTACGTTCAACTTCTTTGTTCGGTGCGTAAACACAGACAACtcgccattttttattattatatgtaAAATCGCAAACTATGAATCTCCCAGTACTAGACACAGTTACAGTCTCCTCAACTATACCAATAGAATTTTTAAGGAACAGTGCACAACCCGCCGACATTCCAACGGcatgagacacacacacatcGTACCGGGCTCTAAAAGGGGACACCATTCGGTCAGTCTGATCTTGCCCTTCAACTTttgtttcctgaatggcaataaCATCGAGATCACGTTCAAGCATCAAACGACTTAATTGATACTGCCTTCGTCGAGCGGCAAGTCCCCTGACATTGAGAGTCGCAACTCTCAATTCTGCTTCGACGCTCATAGCCATTAGGACGTGAATGGCCGTCCCGGCCACATGGTTCTCACCTCTGATACTCCTTTATCACCATCAGGTCCAAGGTTCGATATGGTCTGATAGGTCCCCTCTCTTTTGATCACAAAAGTAGAGCGCCGCGCACGTTTCACGCAGCACATTATGCACACTTCACCACTGCGCTCCATTTGTTGGTGCTTCCGCCGGGTCAATACTTGTGTCACTTAATCCAGACCCCCACCTTACGGGGGcttttgatctgaagggggccccGCTGAAGGCCCCTTCTGTTGATGATCTGTCAGTCGCTGATGCAACGTCTGCTGATTCGGCACTGGTTGCTGCTGCGGCGGTTGTGTCTGTTGCACCTGGGTTGGTGGGAGGTTCTCGGCTATTCGACGTTCGCTGAGGATGTTAGGTGCCGGTCTACGGCGCACGTTCATCGCCTTGGCCGGTGGTTCCTCCACTTCTTTCGTTGTAGCTGCCTTCTGGCCTTCCGCCTCTTCCCTGGGCCTTTTACATGTATTTGACGTGTCCATGTTTTCCGACATTTCTTCCTGTGCTGCAAGCGCCGTTGTATCTTGTGTGTTCCTCGTGGATTGCACGTCTTTTGTAGAACCCTTGTCTTTGTTAAACGTCGTCTCAGCACCTGTGGGGCGTGGCGTAAGGGGCGTCAACTTGGGTTTCGGTTCCTCCCGACGCGCCCCTATCAGCTCTTCTGCTTCAGCCTCGTCCATGTGATGCTCGGAAAGTTCTTCGCCTCCCGCGGGCCCTGCTACACTTGCATATGTTCTCATACAGCCGCTCTCATTATGCCCAAAACGCCGACACACTGTACAACGTGGGGCTCGGCAATCCTTCCTAATATGACCTGTTCCGCGGCAACGCAGGCATAGCGGTGCTCTTCCCGCGACGACAACTAGCGTGAGGTCTCCGGCAATCCGCAACTGATGTGGGAGGTCATCCACCGTGAGGCCAGCTTTGAGCCTGATGCTCACCACTCGCGTCGAAGAGCCTTTGTCGGTGCATCCATACACGCGCCAGCGCTCTCGCACTATTTCGTTCACCTTGCCATAAGGAGCCAACGCTGCCCTCACCTCGTCGTCAGGAACGTTAAACAATAGCCAGTGTATCTTCAGCTTCGTATCCTGGTGGTTAGGGTCGATAGTGATACAGCGCTGGTTCTTCACCACAATGTCCCCAGCAGCGAGTATTCTCTTCTTGCCCTCCTCGTCCTTGAAAGTGATGGCCCAAACATGATTCATTTGGTACGCCCCCAAGGCAGCAACCTCGGGAAGCAAAGCCAAACGAATAAGAGCGTCCCTGAAATCCTCAACGCGATACGGCCGCGCCTTGATATCAGCGTGCAAAAAGACAGTATGCAGCGTTGAATCATTTGATGGCAGTCGGGGCAAAATAATCTGATAATCCTGTGACGATTCGTCCATGTTCCTGGTACCACGACCGAGCTGGGCCGTTGATGCCGCTCCGATATCGCCGGAGCTCATGCCGCCACGTCCGTACACTACGGTGGCCGGAAGTGGAatgattgcgccatggagacagtcctgctctactctcaccaccatcagaacatatcttcaaagctatcagcccaaacaaaaaaaacaacacaccactcctgggagggctcgaacctccaacctttcagttaacagcccatcgcgctagccaactgtgccacggagacagtcgtgctccactctcaccaccatcacaaa is part of the Rhipicephalus microplus isolate Deutch F79 unplaced genomic scaffold, USDA_Rmic scaffold_88, whole genome shotgun sequence genome and encodes:
- the LOC142790238 gene encoding uncharacterized protein LOC142790238, whose amino-acid sequence is MSSGDIGAASTAQLGRGTRNMDESSQDYQIILPRLPSNDSTLHTVFLHADIKARPYRVEDFRDALIRLALLPEVAALGAYQMNHVWAITFKDEEGKKRILAAGDIVVKNQRCITIDPNHQDTKLKIHWLLFNVPDDEVRAALAPYGKVNEIVRERWRVYGCTDKGSSTRVVSIRLKAGLTVDDLPHQLRIAGDLTLVVVAGRAPLCLRCRGTGHIRKDCRAPRCTVCRRFGHNESGCMRTYASVAGPAGGEELSEHHMDEAEAEELIGARREEPKPKLTPLTPRPTGAETTFNKDKGSTKDVQSTRNTQDTTALAAQEEMSENMDTSNTCKRPREEAEGQKAATTKEVEEPPAKAMNVRRRPAPNILSERRIAENLPPTQVQQTQPPQQQPVPNQQTLHQRLTDHQQKGPSAGPPSDQKPP
- the LOC142790240 gene encoding uncharacterized protein LOC142790240 — protein: MNWSLVPTKYLGVPLQHYKNTDDYWKEICESTREKTRNWGGRELSMFSRATACNWFIVCKVWYVLQFLFMSRANVQKLHRVLAVFVWGSVWERTSRTNLFHSLRNGGLGLAHLFLKQIVSRYIFLRDQCNPFVRTFLQIVLSNKIPDYVVSSMSVKCNLRGYLREVIMAYEILKVRFSMEYLSVVKRKRLYRDLRDVMLPQPIYRSVYQVGAERDVLKRVKMMTVRASAKTFFFQLHSGTLPVKPWLQEKGFFVPWSMDCLICKKPETVNHIFLDCWDAVFLWDILQRTLKKDLPITPHGIRFLAVENEDGVPYDMFMLLVLHSVWRTRMAVRHVDKDARCAHEYFTESIVYIRDVLSSREERPEWVSLLNVLATMKQF